A region of Jaculus jaculus isolate mJacJac1 chromosome 16, mJacJac1.mat.Y.cur, whole genome shotgun sequence DNA encodes the following proteins:
- the Spcs1 gene encoding signal peptidase complex subunit 1, whose amino-acid sequence MARDGGAAACSGPSRTSASGAAAVALRGSADRLGDARYRASTTTVLKYRLPSLRCAACSPPTMLEHLSSLPTQMDYKGQKLAEQMFQGIILCSAVVGFIYGYVAEQFGWTVYIVMAGFAFSCLLTLPPWPIYRRHPLKWLPVQDSAIEDKKPGDRKVKRHAKNN is encoded by the exons ATGGCGCGGGACGGCGGGGCCGCGGCTTGTTCCGGCCCGTCGAGGACATCCGCTTCCGGGGCCGCGGCCGTCGCGCTCCGGGGCTCGGCAGACCGGCTGGGAGACGCTCGGTACCGGGCTTCGACCACCACGGTCCTTAAATACCGGCTGCCGTCGCTCCGCTGTGCAGCGTGCTCTCCGCCCACCATGCTGGAACACCTGAGCTCGCTGCCCACGCAGATG GACTACAAAGGGCAGAAGCTAGCTGAACAGATGTTTCAAGGGATTATTCTTTGTTCCGCA GTAGTTGGATTTATCTACGGTTACGTGGCCGAACAGTTTGGGTGGACCGTCTACATAGTGATGGCTGGATTTGCGTTCTCGTGTTTG CTGACCCTTCCTCCGTGGCCCATCTATCGCAGACATCCCCTGAAGTGGTTACCTGTTCAAGACTCAGCCATAGAAGATAAGAAACCGGGGGACAGGAAAGTTAAGAGGCATGCTAAAAATAATTGA
- the Glt8d1 gene encoding glycosyltransferase 8 domain-containing protein 1, which yields MSFRKVNIAIWVLAVVLFLLVLHHNFLSLSNLLRNEVSDSGILGLQPIDFAHQQSVDGRQEIPVVIAASEDRLGGAIAAINSIQHNTRSNVIFYIVTLNNTADHLRSWLNSDFLKSIRYRIINFDTKLLEGKVKEDPDVGESMKPLTFARFYLPILVPTAKKAIYVDDDIVVQGDILALYNTPLKPGHAAAFSEDCDSTSAKVAIRGAGNQYNYIGYLDYKKERIRKLSMKASTCSFNPGVFVANLTEWKRQNITSQLEKWMKLNVEEGLYSRTLAGSITTPPLLIVFYQQHSTIDPLWNVRHLGSSAGKRYSPQFVKAAKLLHWNGHFKPWGRTASYADVWERWYVPDPTGKFSLIRRHMEISK from the exons ATGTCATTCCGGAAAG TAAACATTGCCATCTGGGTCCTGGCCGTTGTTCTCTTCTTACTGGTTTTGCACCATAACTTCCTCAGTCTGAGCAATTTGCTAAGGAATGAGGTTTCAG ATTCAGGAATTCTGGGGCTTCAGCCTATAGACTTTGCTCACCAACAATCAGTAGATGGAAGACAGGAAATTCCAGTGGTCATTGCGGCATCTGAAGATAGGCTCGGGGGAGCCATCGCAGCCATAAACAGTATTCAACATAACACTCGCTCCAACGTGATTTTCTACATCGTTACACTCAACAATACAGCAGACCATCTTCG GTCTTGGCTTAACAGTGATTTCCTGAAAAGTATCAGGTACAGAATTATAAATTTTGACACCAAACTTTTGGAAGGGAAAGTGAAAGAGGATCCTGACGTGGGGGAATCCATGAAACCA tTAACCTTTGCAAGGTTCTATCTGCCCATTCTGGTGCCCACTGCAAAGAAGGCCATATACGTGGATGATGATATAGTTGTACAAG GTGACATTCTTGCCTTGTACAATACACCCCTGAAACCAGGACATGCTGCCGCATTTTCAGAAGATTGTGATTCTACTTCTGCTAAGGTTGCCATCCGCGGAGCAGGGAACCAG TACAATTACATCGGCTATCTTgactataaaaaagaaagaattcgtAAGCTTTCCATGAAAGCCAGCACCTGCTCCTTTAATCCAGGAGTTTTTGTTGCAAACTTGACTGAATGGAAACGACAAAACATAACCAGCCAGCtggaaaaatggatgaaactCAATGTAGA AGAAGGACTGTACAGCAGGACCCTGGCTGGAAGCATCACCACCCCTCCTCTACTGATCGTGTTTTACCAGCAGCACTCCACCATTGACCCTCTGTGGAATGTCCGCCATCTTG GTTCCAGTGCTGGAAAACGATACTCACCCCAGTTTGTTAAGGCTGCCAAGCTACTTCACTGGAATGGACACTTTAAGCCATGGGGAAGAACAGCTTCATATGCTGATGTTTGGGAAAGATGGTATGTTCCAGACCCAACAGGCAAATTTAGTTTAATCCGAAGACATATGGAGATCTCAAAGTAA